Within the Echinicola jeungdonensis genome, the region GGAAAATTAAAAAGTGATGATGAACAGATTTTGATCCGGCTTGCGGGGAATTCACCAGCGTGAATGAGATCGGGAATTGGTGGTCAGCAATATGGGTGGATCTACCATAAAAGTTAATGATGTGGCTGAGGTGGTTGACTCCAATAAGGAAGAGGAAATTCTAAGTCGGCTGAATGGCAATAGCGCCATTGGGATAACCATCCAAAAACAATCGGATGCCAATGCAGTGGATGTGGCAGAAAGGGTTGATGAGGCATTGGCTGATTTGGAAGCCACTTACCAGGGAAGTGATTTGAAGTTTGAGGTCTCCCAGGATTCCTCTGACTTTACCCTGGAGCTGCGGAAGCAGTGATTCACGATTTGATGATTGCGGTATTGTTGGTGGCTGCAATTATGCTCTTGTTCCTGCACAGTTTCCGGAATGCTTTGATTGTAATGATTGCTGTGCCTGCTTCCATTATTGCCACTTTTACCCTGATGTATCTGGCTGGATTTACCTTGAACCTGATGAGTTTATTGGCTCTTTCACTGGTGGTGGGGACCTGGTGGATGATGCTATTGTGGTAATTGAGAACATTTACCGGCATATGGAAAAAGGGAAATCTGCCATACAAGCTTCCTATGATGGGATCCGGGAAATTGGAGGCACTGTAACCTCTATTACCCTGGTGATTGTGGTAGTGTTTGTGCCGCTTTCCATGACCGGAGGATTGATTGCAGGAATTTTAACCCAATTTAGTATTACAGTGGCCGTAGCGACCTTAATGAGTTTGTTGGTGGCCTTTACCTTGATACCCTTGTTGACCAGCCGCTTTTTCTAAGCTGGAGCATATCAATCCGAAAAGTATATTTGGCCGGATTGTCAATGGCTTTGAGAAGATGTTGGACAGTGTGGTGGATTGGTTGACTGGAATCCTGAAATGGTCTTTTATAACAAAATCGTTACACTGGTAGTTACTCTTGTGCTGTTTGTTTCTTCCTTTATGCTGGTTTAGCAATGGCTTTATCGGAAGTGAATTTGTGAGTCAGGGTGACAAAGGGGAATTTATTATGAGGTTGGAGTTGCCCAAATCTTCCACTTTGGAAAGAAACCAATTTCAAAACCCGGGAAGTGGAAAAACTTTATTTCCAAAATGCCTGAAGTGACCGGTTTTTTCACCACAGTGGGGCAGACCACAGGAAGCATGTCCGGAAGCCAGGCCACACCATATGCGGCAGAGATTACCGTAAAAATGGTGGATGCGGAAAAAAGGAATATGACAGCACCTGAATTTGCCAGGAAGGTAGAAATCCAACTGGAGGAAAATATAGTTGGCGCTGAATTTACTGCAGTTTCCCATTGGAATTACCGGTACTGCCAATGATGCTCCCATTCAGATTGTGCTTTCAGGCCCTGACTTGGATACACTGAAAAGCTTCTCTGATAAGGTTATGGCAGAAATGGAGCAAGTCCCTGGTACCCGGAAAATAGAATCCAGCCTGGAGGAGGAAACCGGAATCAGGGTGGAAGTGGACCGGGCCAAAATGGCGGACCTTGGCCTGAACATGAGTATGGTGGGGCGGAACCATGCAAGTGGCTTTCAATGGCAATACTGATGCCCAATACCGGGATGGAGATTATGAATATGATATCAATGTCCGCATGGATGAGTTTGACAGAAAATCCGTCGGGGATATTGAAGCATTAGGATTTGTCAATAACAGGGGAGAGTTGATTCAATTGAAGCAATTTGCTAAGGTAATCCCTTCAGAAGGCCCTAGTGAGTTGCAGCGCCAGGACAGAATTGGTTTCTGTAACTGTTAAGTCCCAGGTATCCGGTAGACCAACCGGTACGGTGGGGGCAAAAATTCAGGAGAGAATTGCCCAATTGGAAATTCCAAAAGAGGTGAGTATTTCCTATGCAGGTGATATGAAAATGCAGGAAGAAGGATTTGGAAGCCTGGGAATTGCTTTGTTGGCATCGATATTGTTGATCTACCTGATTATGGTGGTCTTGTATGATAATTATGTTTATCCATTTGTTGTAATGTTTTCGCTGCCATTGGGCGGTGATTGGGCTCTTTTGGCCCTGGCCATGTCCAGCAGCTCGCTAAGTATTTTCAGTATTCTTGGATTAACTATGCTGATGGGACTGGTTGCAAAGAACGCCATTATGCTTGTTGACTTTACTAATCAGCTGAAAGAAGCTGGACTGGAGGTAAAAGCTGCCTTGGTCAAAGCAGTGGAAATCCGGTTTCGTCCGATCTTGATGACCACTTTGGCCATGGTATTTGGGATGTTGCCCATTGCATTGGCATCAGGGGCCGGTGCGGAGTGGAAAATGGCTTGGCCTGGGCATTGATCGGGGGGCTGATTTCCTCCATGTTCCTGACCATGGTAGTTGTGCCAGTTATTATTACCTGTTTTGACCGGATCCTGGCCAGGTTTGGGAAAGACCAGAAAAAGGAAATTCATATAGAGGAAAAAGCCTTGGAGGAAGAAGAATCCGAGGTGGCGGAGTATGTTTATTAACTTCAGCTCGAATCTAAAAACGTCACTGCGAGGAGGAGGAACGAGGACGAAGCAGTCTCGTCTTTGAAAACGAGATTGCTTCCTCCCCTTGGTCGTCGCAATGACGATAGCGACCCTGCTTCGGTCTTTTTTATTAGTCGAACTCAGGTTATTAATAATCTATAGTTGGTTGTTTTTATGGATGAGGTTTAATTGGTGCACCCGGCTATAAGGGCCAGGGTGCCCAATTAGCATCGATTCCGATATGACCAGGACAAATTGAATGGGGTTTACGTCCTGAATAAAAATGTGAGAAAAAATGAAAACAAATTATACCAAGATAAAAACCATCATCCAGGTAATGGGGAAATATGGAGTAAAGCCACTTTCCAAGATGAAGGGGGCAGATTTTTGTCCATGACCTGGGATTTGATGCCGTTTATGTGGGCGGCTTGATCTATGATGTGGAAGATGCGCTACATGTCCGGTTGGATGATGACGAAGCCAAAAATTTACGTAATCCCCAGGAGTTGATTGGGTCAATGTTGAGGTATCAGAATTAGTTTAGAAAAGTATCCAGTAATAGGATATTAGTAGCAAGTGGTAAATTGTAAATGCCGGAATAATGTTGACCACATAGGGTTAAATTCTGTTTCTAAAATGATTATTAGAGCAGGAGGCTACAGTTTAATGGTTCCACGCCTGTGTTCGCTACGGCTTATAAAAGAGGATGGGGCAAAGGAGAAAAGGTGACCGTTAAAAGATGCTGTTGCCTTTTTTTATTATAGTAGGGAGTAGCGAGATTTGAGTCGTCCAAGCGACGGAGTCGAATGCGGTCCCTGAGCGCCTGCCTCCCGAGGGATGGGAGCTGAAGGGCCGCTATCGTATTATTTGTGGAGTGGATTGCAACAAAAAACTGGACAAATGATTAAGCTCTATGTTAATATAATAACGCCTGCCGCGGGCTCCTCAAATTGTCAGTGCGATATTGAAAAAAAATCACCCTGACAATTTCGAGGTCAGTCTTTATACGGTAATTTTTTTTGTTGGTTTTTCCGAACTGATCAGGTGATAGGTTACCCAAGTGAGGAGTGTCTCCTGTTCCTATTGTACCAGATTTCAATAAATTCGAAAATTTCCTGTTTTGCTTGCATTACTGATCCGTATTTACGGTATCCTGTTTCCGATTTCAGGATTTTGAAGAAAGTTTTCAGCTACTGCATTGTCCCAGCAGTTTCCTTTTCTGCTCATGCTCTGCCTCACCTTTTCAGAATCGAGTTCATTCTTGAATTCACCGCAGGCATATTGTACGCCCCTGTCTGAATGGAAAACCCAGGTCTCTGAAAAAGGCCTGTTGATCTGTGCCATTCGCCATGCCGGTATAACTGTTGCCCCGGCAATGCATGGTGGTGGACATCGACCATCCGATTATCTTACGGTCATACAGGTCCATGATCATGGTCAGGTAAAGCCATCCCTCTTCTGTCCAGATGTAGGTAATGTCCGATACCCATGATTTTGCAGGGCCATCAGGGCTGAAGTTCCTGTTAAGCAGGTTCGGACTGATTCTGAAACTGTGGTTAGATTCAGTGGTACAGACACTGAACTTCCCCGATATCACACTCCTGAGCCCATTTGCTTTCATTATCCTGGCAACCCTTGGCCTGGACACCGAAAAGCCCCTGTCCCTAAGCTCAATGGTTATCTTCGGACTTCCATACCGGCACTTGCTTTCAGCATAGATTTTATGGATTTCCCCTGGATACTTCTTCTCGCTCCTCAGCACATTTGGATGGTTTTCGGTTAAGCCAGCCATAAAACCGCTTCTGCTTACTTTAAAAACCCTGCACATCTTTTCAACAGCAAACTCGTGCCTGTGAGCCCTTATGAACCCGGAATATTTGTTGTCCCCCTTGGAAAAGATGCTTACTGCCTTTTTTAGAATATCACGCTCCAGTTCGGCTTCTTTCAGGCTTTTTTCAAGGCAAGGATTTCCTTTCTCTTCTTCTGTTAGATGCTGTTTCCCGTTTCCGGAAAGCTGCTGGATTCACTTGCTTTAAATTCCCTGGCCCAACGCCTGACCAGGTCTGGTCCAATCCCAAGTTCTCTTCCAACTTCAGTACTTGTTTTTCCATTCAAATGAAGCTCTACGGCCATCGTTTTAAAGGCCTTGTCAAATGTTTCTCCTTTCTCTATTACTCATTGTTTCAAATTTAAAGAAAAGAGCTTAACTTATTGTCCAGTCAAAGGTATACACTCCCAGAGCCCATTTTAAGCCCTGTTAAAGGCGACTACAAAAATTACCCGGGGTTCAAAACCCGGAAATATAGCCACACCCATCTCTTGGCTTTAGCCGCCTAACAGTCACTTACTGCCAACCCTTTTTCGC harbors:
- a CDS encoding efflux RND transporter permease subunit, with product MGGSTIKVNDVAEVVDSNKEEEILSRLNGNSAIGITIQKQSDANAVDVAERVDEALADLEATYQGSDLKFEVSQDSSDFTLELRKQ
- a CDS encoding efflux RND transporter permease subunit; the protein is MALNLLQFPIGITGTANDAPIQIVLSGPDLDTLKSFSDKVMAEMEQVPGTRKIESSLEEETGIRVEVDRAKMADLGLNMSMVGRNHASGFQWQY
- a CDS encoding efflux RND transporter permease subunit, translating into MQVAFNGNTDAQYRDGDYEYDINVRMDEFDRKSVGDIEALGFVNNRGELIQLKQFAKVIPSEGPSELQRQDRIGFCNC
- a CDS encoding efflux RND transporter permease subunit; amino-acid sequence: MSCSARTELVSVTVKSQVSGRPTGTVGAKIQERIAQLEIPKEVSISYAGDMKMQEEGFGSLGIALLASILLIYLIMVVLYDNYVYPFVVMFSLPLGGDWALLALAMSSSSLSIFSILGLTMLMGLVAKNAIMLVDFTNQLKEAGLEVKAALVKAVEIRFRPILMTTLAMVFGMLPIALASGAGAEWKMAWPGH
- a CDS encoding IS3 family transposase, translated to MKTFFKILKSETGYRKYGSVMQAKQEIFEFIEIWYNRNRRHSSLG
- a CDS encoding IS3 family transposase, with translation MQQLSGNGKQHLTEEEKGNPCLEKSLKEAELERDILKKAVSIFSKGDNKYSGFIRAHRHEFAVEKMCRVFKVSRSGFMAGLTENHPNVLRSEKKYPGEIHKIYAESKCRYGSPKITIELRDRGFSVSRPRVARIMKANGLRSVISGKFSVCTTESNHSFRISPNLLNRNFSPDGPAKSWVSDITYIWTEEGWLYLTMIMDLYDRKIIGWSMSTTMHCRGNSYTGMANGTDQQAFFRDLGFPFRQGRTICLR
- a CDS encoding transposase; amino-acid sequence: MEKGETFDKAFKTMAVELHLNGKTSTEVGRELGIGPDLVRRWAREFKASESSSFPETGNSI